A window of Exiguobacterium sp. FSL W8-0210 genomic DNA:
CAAAGAAGATTTCACCGAATCCTTTGAGCATCGACGGACGATCCTGTTTCGTATCAGCAATCAACGCATCGACTTCTTCTTTCGTCATCCCATATGGGTAACCGTCTCGTTGCGTAAAGACTGGTGCCGCAGCTCCTGCGAGAACGAGCTTACTGACTTTTGAATCCCCATAGTGCAAGAGATAGGATAAGGCGATCCCTCCTCCCATCGAGAAGCCGAGCAACGTGACATTCGTTAATTTGAGCTGTTCGATGACTTCATTGACATCGGACGCCATCGTCTTATAGTCGTATCCCGTTGCCGGTGCATCTGATTTGCCATAACCACGATAATCGATTCCGACGTAACGGTACCCTTCTTCGACGAGCAGGTTCTTTTGATACTCGAACATGTTATTGTTTGCCGGCCAGCCGTGTAAAAAGACGACCGGTTGACCCGACCCGACATCCTCGACATAAATTTTCGTGCCATCAACTGCTTGAATGAATGTACCCATCATAAAACCCCCATAGTAATAGATTGCCGTGCATGCATCTATTATTCCCGAGTCAAGAGATGTCAAACATCTTGATGCTAAAGTATTATAGAAAATTCTGTCTATTCTAGAAATTATGGTAAAATATAGTCACTAGGATAAAGGAGGTTTTCCATGAGACGCTATATACATACCGGTATTCTCGCAGGCGTAGTCTTACTTGCCGGATGCGGTAAAGAACAATACTTAGACCTTACATACGATGTTAATTACTGGGGCGGTATTTCGACTACCTTTGATGGGCAAGAGATACCGGATCTCCCGAAAAAACAAACCGCTGCTTTGTTGAAGATTTGTCAGCAAAAACCGGACTTGACGCGCTTACCTGACCGATACGTGCAACACGAAGGGTTTGACTTATACTTCCTGCCTCCGAGTATCCAAGGTCGTGAGTTCCAACACGTCCGTTTCCTGTCAGACGAAAAAAAGGACTATCTGGCTTGTCAGCCGATTCGCCATGCGGATTATGCGGTCCATCAGATCAAGCGAAGTGATTATCCATTCGTCGATTGGTCAAAACAACCGGTTAAAGCTAAATCGACAGTCGTTCGCTTTGGACCCGTTCCAAAAGAAGTGACAGATCAACAAAAACAGGAAAACGAAGATCGTAAAGAAGTAAAAGAGCTCGGACGGTACCTTTTCCCGTCCTATCAACTATCTTTGCCACCGGAAGGACAACTCGTCGTCTACATGAAAGAGAAAGGCAAAGATAAAGAACAAACACTCTTTGAGACGACCGAGTCACTATCCGGTTCCGAATTGAATTTAGCTTTTCGCGCTAGTCCGGATGGTGGTGTCCAACAATCGTCGATCGAGCTGATGTTCAGTGGTGACCGTGTCGGATTCCCTTCGACGATTCAAGAATATATGAATGGACAAGCCTATCAGATTGAGCGAAAGCAACTGCCGGATACGATTGCGACAGGTCAGACTGTCCCGTTCGCAACCGTTCGGAAACAAGAGGACGGAAAAGTCGTCCAAGAAACATCGATATATTTGCGTTTTAATAAAACCTACACAAAACCAGTGAATTACGATTATGGATTCCTTCAAGCATCCACAAGCGATTATGTCGGTTTCATCCATCAATCACCGAAACAGCTCATCGATAGCGATTATAAGTTCGTCTCAGCAATACCGGATAAACTAGCGAAAAAAATCGCTCAGGAATTAAAAGAGACCGACGTCATGGAGCCACAAGGCACAAAACTAAAGCAGAAAAAATTAACGTTGATGCGCGAAGGGAAAAGCCAAATGTTCGAGCTATTCGAACGCAAACGCGCTAAAAAGCTTGAAATCTATGTCGTCAAACCAGGATCAAAGAACGGTGCCAAGCTGTCAGGTACGACCAGTGAAGCACTTAGTGAGGTGCTCAATCAATGAATCGACGTTACTGGATCGGACTAACACTCGGTGCAACGCTAGCATTAAGCGGTTGTCAAAGTGATGCGCCGAATTTTAAATGGGATTACTTATCACAACTATATGATGGAGGACAATTTAGTGATCAAGGTCCAAGAACCTTGTCAGCGAAGGAACGAATCGTCATCCAAAAAACGTGCGCGTCGAAAGCGAGCGATGCACCCGAAGATTACTCTGTCGGCGGCATCTATTCCGTCATGATGGCGAATCCATTCGATGACTATGCAGGTCAAACCGTTCGTTACGTTCAATCCGGAAAGAAGACCTACTTATATTGCGAAACGCCATTAAAAAGTGGATATTATCCGCTAGCAAAGAAAGACGATGTCTTCAAGAAAACAGCTCTGACTACACAACGACAGAACTTTAACATGAAGCCTACTGTATTAAAAAAAGACGATCGGTTCATTCGTAATGAGAAGGTTGCCGATCACTCCGCTCGAACATTAGAGCTCCCAGGTTCAGGTTACCTTGTCATCGACGCGACGGATGTCACGAAAAAAGATACACGGACGACGATCTTTACGTACACGCATTCACTCACGCCATTTACACGTGACGTCAAACTCTATCTCGTCTACAATCAACAATTCGGTTCGACTTATGACGTGATGGTGCGCTTACCCGAGTTATACGGTGGACGTCATGTGGAACGCCCGATTCATTCGATGAAACAACCGGGCAAGGTCCGGTTCATCCCGGGTGACGGGACACCGGAACATTACGGAACGCTCATCGCAACGGAGAAAAACGGACGCGAATTCCGCTATGAATTATCGATTCGACATACGATGGAACGACCGCCTGAACTTCAAGAGCCGGAACAGACAGCAGACGACGTCGTAGCGGATAACTTGGAAGTGACGCTATTCCATCAAGAGCAGTTCCAGCATATCCGTTTTGAAGAAGATGATTTTACTTCGGAAAAAGGCTTCGATTGGGACAAAATGATCATGATGACGAGTGATGAATCCGGAAAATTACAAAAAGCCATCAAGACGAGTGAACAGTCTGATGTGCGGGGAAAACGGGCGAAGTGGAAATACCTGACGTTCCGAGAAGGGACGAAAGGACAGCAATACGAAGTTTATCTCGACAAGCGTGTCAAAAAGACCGACATTTACTTGAAGGATCCGAAACGTGACGTGTCGATTCACTTATCAGCAACAGGTCGTGACATCATCCTTCCTTTGTTCGAGCAATACGAAAAATGACTCACGCCATGAAGACGAGATGCTGGAGCAAATAAATCAAGGAACACCAGAAGATAAAAGCAATCCCCTCTCGTAACCACTCTTTACGTGTCAACGGTTCACGTAAGAAGGAGACGCAAGCGAACAGTAAGACGAAGAAGTAGAGATAAATGAATCCACCGCTCGTCAAGAAACCAAAGAGCAGGATCATACCACAGAGGATGGAAAGACTAGAGACGACAGGTTTACGATAGACCATGCGATACCACCTCATTTCGTCTATTTTGTTAGAATATACCCAGATTACGGAAAAACAATCTAATATATTATTACAGACAACACCCCTGAGAAGATGCCTCTCAGGGGTGTTGTCTTTATTCTGTTGCGGCGCTGTGGTCGGCGACGATCGCATATTCCGTGACCGTATTCGACGTCACGAGCGGTTTGACTTCGGACGTTCCGTTATCCCGCTTATGGTGCACGCCTTTGTACGCTTGACTCTCTTGCCACGCATGGAATGCTGCTTGATTCGACCACGTCGTCATGATCGTGACGATGTCTTCTTCTTCCTGACTGATATCGACGAGGACTTGCATCCGGTGGAACCCTTCCATCCGTTCGATTCCTTTCGTCGTCTTAAAACGCGCTGCGACTTGATCTGCTGCACCTTTGACAACGTGTAACTGGTTCATGACGATCCACATGTTCTTTTCCCCCTTTTTTCGTCTTCAGTATACTAGAAGTCACGGGTCGTAGAAAACACGAATGCGTTATCGCTTGGTAACGTCAAGCGTTGGATTGTCTCTTTTCCGTCTACGCTCGTCGCGATCATCTCGAAGTAGAGCGAATGCGGGAACGCATCCGGTAACGGTTGAACGGTATGGAAACGTTCCTGATCTGCTACAGACAATGAGCGCTGCATTGGACGTAGTGGTGCCTCCCCATCAGCCGTCGTCTTATACGGCTCGAACCGGATCGATTTCATTTGCTTCGAACCATTCATGCCGTAGGCGACAAGGTATCGCCCTTCGTCCGTCGTCAACAAGCGACCTTCGAACCAATCCGTCTCCATCGTCTGTTTCGAGCGAATGATTCGATCAATCCGCTCGGATTCGTCGGTTTGGTGGATGAGCAGAAACAAGCGGTCGTGGTTCGCTTCAAGATACGCGACGGCATAATGCCCAGACAGTCGTTCGACGAAATAGACGTCGCGCGCTTCGACCGGTGTGTTCGTCATCTGTGTATATAACCGGGCGGCTTGCTTCGCCGTAAAGGAAGTGGTCTCTTGACGTGGCTGTATCCCCGTCAGCGTTCCGAGCACGAGACCGAACAATAAGATGAGGAGGAGACGCCGTTTCATCGGTCGACCTGTTTGACGAGCAGGTGATTGCTCATCCCTGGTGGATAGTCATCGATTCGTCCGACTTCGACGAATCCCTGTCGCTCATAAAACGGAAGCGCTTGAAATGAGAACGTCTCGACGCGGATTCGCTGAACACCCGCTGCTCGTGCCCATTCCTCCAGTTGACGGAGTAACTGAGTACCGAGCCCGCTTCCCCGTTCCTCTTCGACGACGAAGAACCATTCAATATGTAACCAGCCCCAGTACATTTCCCCTGAGATGCCACCGATTGGTTGATCGTCACGTGTCGCAAGTAATGTGACGGCTTGTGTTCCCTCGGAGCGTTTCGTCGCATGAAACGGTGATCGCTCGACGTTGTATTGGCGTACTTGTTGTCTGAGCCAGTCCTGTCCGTCCTCATTTTCCTTGAGTTGAAATTGCAGCATGTCCAAACTCCTTTCTTGTTATAGTAGTAGTGGAGGTGACTACGATGGAACCTACGTTCCAGATTGATTGTACGAAGTGTTTTGGTTTATGTTGTACAGCACTCGCTTTTTCGAAATCCAGTGATTTTGGTCACGATAAACCAGAAGCGACACCGTGTCGTAATCTTGAGGCCGATTACAGCTGTCGTATCCATGACCGGTTACGCGACAGCGGCTACAAAGGCTGTACCGTCTATGATTGTTTCGGTGCCGGACAGCATCTGTCACAGCAGACGTTTCAAGGCGATGATGCACTCAAGCGACGCCAAGCGATCTATGCTGCCTTCCCGAAGATGGTTCACTTGTTTGAGATGATGTGGTACATAACCGACGGGAAACGCGATGTCACGCGTGACATCCACGATCAACTCGATGAGACACTTGCCGCACTAACCCGGTACGCGGCATTACCAGCCGATCAATTTGAACGACTTGACTTGATACCTATTCGTCAAACCGTCCGACCACTCCTTGAAATGATTGCGTCGCGTGTTCAAGCTCAGTATAGCGGAAGACGCGACCAGACACCACGCGACTGGGTCGGAAAAAAGTTATCAGGACGTAATTTCT
This region includes:
- a CDS encoding pentapeptide repeat-containing protein translates to MEPTFQIDCTKCFGLCCTALAFSKSSDFGHDKPEATPCRNLEADYSCRIHDRLRDSGYKGCTVYDCFGAGQHLSQQTFQGDDALKRRQAIYAAFPKMVHLFEMMWYITDGKRDVTRDIHDQLDETLAALTRYAALPADQFERLDLIPIRQTVRPLLEMIASRVQAQYSGRRDQTPRDWVGKKLSGRNFSGASVQNQWLLSTNLSRSNLRGVNFLGADLRDCNVKDADLTDALFLTQAQINAAIGNAATQLPRRLLRPSHWR
- a CDS encoding alpha/beta fold hydrolase, which encodes MGTFIQAVDGTKIYVEDVGSGQPVVFLHGWPANNNMFEYQKNLLVEEGYRYVGIDYRGYGKSDAPATGYDYKTMASDVNEVIEQLKLTNVTLLGFSMGGGIALSYLLHYGDSKVSKLVLAGAAAPVFTQRDGYPYGMTKEEVDALIADTKQDRPSMLKGFGEIFFAKEHPEPLQQWFHGLSIAASSHGTIQSAIALRDEDLRGKLENIKVDTLIIHGKKDRVCPFEFAEEMQKEIPHARLEVFEESGHGMLLDEQEKFNETLLTYVKGNETV
- a CDS encoding antibiotic biosynthesis monooxygenase encodes the protein MWIVMNQLHVVKGAADQVAARFKTTKGIERMEGFHRMQVLVDISQEEEDIVTIMTTWSNQAAFHAWQESQAYKGVHHKRDNGTSEVKPLVTSNTVTEYAIVADHSAATE
- a CDS encoding GNAT family N-acetyltransferase, translating into MLQFQLKENEDGQDWLRQQVRQYNVERSPFHATKRSEGTQAVTLLATRDDQPIGGISGEMYWGWLHIEWFFVVEEERGSGLGTQLLRQLEEWARAAGVQRIRVETFSFQALPFYERQGFVEVGRIDDYPPGMSNHLLVKQVDR